In Fervidobacterium thailandense, the DNA window TAATTTAATTCCACATCGTTAAGCGTATCGGATTCTTCCAGTAATAACTTTTTCACCAGATTTGATGCAATGTTTCCATCTCCGTATTTCGAAGTCGAGACCCCGTCCATTACCGCAATAAGAACCCTCGAATCTCCGAGTCGTTTGACAACGTAGGCATCTTGATTTACCCGATCTTCTTCTTTGAAGTCATCATCTTCTTTGACCTTGCCTGTGCCGTAAACGGAGTGTGCACCCGTTCGATAACGTATCTTGTTTCCAGTACCATTCAATTCCTGGCGTTCCCTGTACCGTGCCACGGAGTCTAAGAACTTAGCCTTACATACCTTAACGTCGTACTTATTTGAGAAACTCTTTTCAAACCAGTTCTTAAAGTCAAACAGCCCTTCGATTGTTAGAGCCTCTTCCACGAATCGTCGTCTATCCCTTGGCTCCTTGGATTTGTATTCATCTCCGTACTTCAAATTTGCAAAGATTTCAGCCAATACTCGAGAGTTATTTTCGGAGAACTTCAATGGCTTTGTGTTGATGTATATTGGCATTTCAAATTTGCTGATGTCAATTTCATCGTCCTTTCCAACGAGTGGAAAATAGGTCAAGATGTAAGGATTCAAATCATCGTCAAAGTACAACGCCCTCATATCAAAGCAGAAGATCTTGTAACCCGTGTTTTCCACTTTCTCGAAAAGATTCAGAATGTTCTCAAATGCTTTGATCGTATTCTCAAAGTTCTCTGAAAAACCGCATTCTCGCCACTCTCTGACCTTCTTTTGTGGAACCGGGAAGTACAATTTAACCTCCGCACCGTTCCGTTTGCTGAGACTTTTAATCGGAAGGATCAGATTCTCGGGAAATGTCTTTGGATAGTCGTAGTCGAGAATATCCTCGTGAACCTTACTTACCGTGAAAACCTCAACTTGCTCGCGCTTTACTTCGTGAAATCCCATCTTAACACCCCCATTTAATTGATGTAGACTGTTCCATGAAATTATGAAAACCCACCGAATTGTTGTATAATTCCTTAAAAAGGGGTACACCCCCCTCCACCCCACGTAGACTGTTCCATGAAATTATGAAAACCTACCGGATTGTTGTATAATTCCTTAAAAAGGGGTACACCCCCCTCCACCCCACGAAAGGAGGTATACCCATGCCAAGAAAACTCAACCTTCCTCAAAGACCTTCCTGCCCCTACTGCCATCATCCCAAAGTCTACGTCAATTCCCGCTACTTCCGCCGTGCTCCTGACGGCTCCCTTACCCAGGTCTTCAGCTTCATCTGCCCTAACTGCAAACGCACTTTCTCCTTCCCAAAAGCCCCTCGCTCTCCCAACCCTAACAAGCGCTTCAACTTCTCCTACCCCAGATGCCCTCACTGCAACACTACCATGGAAATCTACAAAATCCGCTCCTCTTTCGTCCGTTTCCGCTGCCGTAAATGCAAGTATAAGTCTAACGTTTACTTACTCAAAAACTCCTCTCCTCAAACCAACATCCTGCCTTTCTCCCCAAACTATCCTCTCTTCATTTGCCTTCTTGCCTTCATCCTCTTCTTCTCTAACCTCTCATTCAGACAAATCAGAAACGTCCTATCTCTCAACGGCTACTCCCCGAGTGTTTCTACCATCTACCGCTGGATAAAAGCACTCTCTTCTGCCATCAAGTTTACTCCCATCCATTTTGAGGTCCTTTGTGTCGATGAAAAGTTCGAAAAACTCGCTTCAAAGGGAAAGACCGATACCATCTATGTCTTCCTTGCCGTTAGCTTCGATAACTACCTGATTGCTAACTTCCGTGTCTCTCTCAACCGTGATACGCTCCAAGCCATCAAGCTAATATCCCCTTGTCAGCCAAAGCTTGTGCTATCTGATGGATTAACCTCATACGCTCAAGCCTGTGAGTATCTGAACATTTCCCACAAAACCATCAGCTCCAGAGTAAACCAAGCGGTAGAATCAAGAAACAGCCTTCTTGCGATGTTCACGCAAATCAGAAGAGGGTTCAAGAAGCTATCAAACGTGATTGAGTACATCAAAGCGTTTGTTGTGCTCCACAACATCAAGCGGAAGTTGAGAATGCAAGAGCCGGGAGACTGGGTGAAGATACAAAAGCCGTTGATTGAATATGTGCTGAATCACTTTGAAGAGCTATTTGCGTTTGGTTGAGTTGTGGAGCAGGTTGAGTAAATGAAAACGGAATACTGGAGAAGTCAAGCTGCGAGAGCAGTAAGGGTGATGTTTTGTTAAAGCTGAGAAAAACAGCGTTTTTGCGAGCCGAAGGATGATTTCAAAGACCGAGATTTTTGTTTAAGGACGAGGGGTATACCCTCTATCAGCAAACTCTAATCATATCGTCGAACAGACTCTAATTGATGTGTTCCCGTGATTTTCCAAATTTTAATTGACAATTAAGACTTCCAAACAACCCTGACCTTTGAAATAAACATCATTTAAGCTTCCGGTAAGCTCTCAACGATGGTGCTTATCTGATTCAGCGAAGTAAACTTTTGTGCATCTTTGAGCAAGTTTCCAACCACGTTCTTAACGTACAGAACCTGATGAGTTTTAACATGGTACTCAGCCTTCGCGATCAACTCGGGTGTAAATTCTGCGTTTCGGTACTTCCCCTTCGTAGTTAGATCAAAAATTAACCTTGCCGTTTGAAAAGCAACAACCTCGAACGCATTCACACACTGTTTACCACCGGACCTAATGTACTCTAAAAGACTATTCGGAGAATAGTACTTGATGAAAATCGGACCGTACTTTTTAACATCCGTTATTGCCATATCTGTTAGATTTTCGTTTTTTACCCTCACCACAAATCTCAACCCTCTCAATCGAACTATGTCATCGATCTGCAGTATTACGTGTTCCGGTACCACTCCGAAATGCAGCAACCCGTGACCGTACAAAGTTTGTTGAACACTTAACAACTCACAAACAATGTCTTTTACCCTCCGCAAATTTACCGGGGCTTTCTCACGCTTAGCTGGATCGAAGATATCTCCGTTCTTAGCTAATGCAAGATAGTTGGACTTAATCGCAATGTGCAGATTTTTTCCCCTGATGTACTCGGAGACAAGTACGGGAACTTTAAGGTTATTCCCTTTTACCGTTGCAGTAAAAAAGTCAACAATTTCTGGAAAACGTGTATCGAACACAACGTTACTCACCCTCGCCATCCTCTCCAGTACTAACTCCTTGAAAATTGCATCCTCTGTATTCAGGACTTTGTCAAGTTTCGGTAGAGTAGCCACAAGTGTGACCGTCTGAAGATGCTTTCTTCTGACTGGAATTTGAAGAAACGTGTCAGAGGTTCTATTCATTCGAACAAAAGTATCTTGAGAACTCGCATCCGTTGGAACCTCATATCCAACGGCTTCGAAATCTAAAAGATTGGCTAACATACTCAGATCCAAGCACGCATCCCCCCTTGAAAGAACATTACAACTTGATCCGAATCTTTAAGCCTATCTTTTGCTTGCCCCAGATTACAACAAAGTTGTCTGAAGTCTTTGAAAGCTTGTATGGTTTATCCTTTTCCAAAAAGACGTCATTTGCAAACTCATTTCTCAAAAGAACTGACACTTCCCCTGTTCGGATGATGTAGTACTCTTCTCCTTCGCGCCGAATTACTATTGCCTTTCTTGAAACCGTCTTCTCATCATCAAAAGGAGTTAGATCGAGGTCAACATCCACCGTCGGATGCGCACGTCCTATGGTTATCTCATCGTAGGAAAAGATCCGCTCTAAAACATCTCTTCCCTTAACATGAACCGCTATTTGAACTCCCTTGCCACTTTGAAGCCGTCCTAAATAACGTTCTACATTGAACAAATCGTCAAATAACCAGTCTTCTAATACGTCAAACATTTGATAAGACATTCCATCACCCCCTTTTCAACCCTCGAGCACCCACTCCAAAACACTCTCAATCTCCCTAAAGCTATTCACATTGTCACAGAACAGCCTATCGGTAAGCTGCAAGATAACCTCCCTAATCAGATTTGCACTTGAAAACGGAACACGCAAATGCGCATGCTTTACCAATTCGGCTGTAAACGGCTGTGTTAAGTACGCATTCTCAGTGACAAAATCGAACAACAAAACTCCTATTTGATAGGACGTAAGTCCAATAACGTTGACCGGGTATTGACCACCAGTGTTCACGTATTCGATGAAAAAGTCTGGGGAATATCGCGGAACAATCACTGGACCGTATTTTTCCTGATCAATTGCAGAAGGATCGTGAAGATAACCTTTCACATGTCGCATAATGTGCCTCTCACCGACGAATTTCACCAAATAATCGACTTGTAAAATGATGTGAGTTGGATCCAAGGCTGTGTGAACTAACCCTTTAGAGAATAAAAAGCTCTGAAACTCGATGACGTTCGAAAGAATTCTCTCGACGAACATTTTGAACTTGACTCGACGTGGCATAGGACGCTTAAATGGATCTATTATGTCTTCCTCAAATTTTCCATTCAGGTCCGCGCTCAGTACACCTGCTTCGATACAATGTCTTAGATTCACGTACCCCATGAAACCATTAAAATGTTGTTTAACAATATTAATCCTTGGAACCGTTTTTAGTTTTGAGTAGTAGACATCTACAATTTCTGGCAGATAAGTTGTTGCAAGATAATTGTTGATCCTTACTATCCGCTCTCCGACTGCGATATGTGGGAAATCTTTGGTACACTTCCTCAGCCACTCATCACAATGCCGCTGCTTAATGAAAATCAGCTTCTCCGATTCCGGATGCCTGACCAAGTCATACTTGAACATTGTAGCGTCCTTTCTGAGTTCATTGACCAGCGAACTTGGAACCTTTACCCAACCGGGATTTAACTTAACGCTGATCGTCACATAACTCACCCCTTCAACTTAGAATCGGGAGCCCCCCAGCGCATTAAACGCCTCCCTTATATCCTCGAGCATTTCATCCGGTGTTTG includes these proteins:
- a CDS encoding DDE-type integrase/transposase/recombinase yields the protein MPRKLNLPQRPSCPYCHHPKVYVNSRYFRRAPDGSLTQVFSFICPNCKRTFSFPKAPRSPNPNKRFNFSYPRCPHCNTTMEIYKIRSSFVRFRCRKCKYKSNVYLLKNSSPQTNILPFSPNYPLFICLLAFILFFSNLSFRQIRNVLSLNGYSPSVSTIYRWIKALSSAIKFTPIHFEVLCVDEKFEKLASKGKTDTIYVFLAVSFDNYLIANFRVSLNRDTLQAIKLISPCQPKLVLSDGLTSYAQACEYLNISHKTISSRVNQAVESRNSLLAMFTQIRRGFKKLSNVIEYIKAFVVLHNIKRKLRMQEPGDWVKIQKPLIEYVLNHFEELFAFG
- a CDS encoding PP2C family protein-serine/threonine phosphatase, giving the protein MGFHEVKREQVEVFTVSKVHEDILDYDYPKTFPENLILPIKSLSKRNGAEVKLYFPVPQKKVREWRECGFSENFENTIKAFENILNLFEKVENTGYKIFCFDMRALYFDDDLNPYILTYFPLVGKDDEIDISKFEMPIYINTKPLKFSENNSRVLAEIFANLKYGDEYKSKEPRDRRRFVEEALTIEGLFDFKNWFEKSFSNKYDVKVCKAKFLDSVARYRERQELNGTGNKIRYRTGAHSVYGTGKVKEDDDFKEEDRVNQDAYVVKRLGDSRVLIAVMDGVSTSKYGDGNIASNLVKKLLLEESDTLNDVELNYEIVKQFYESFIEKANDAILKEALKIEQAASPDGLMSTTFVSALVDKNVVYLCSVGDSPALLLSQDEVVRINVRHNVGFEKLVLGRTISGDPNSLTQVIGKARKEGDRLVAEKVESQFMVFKLLPDETLILGSDGIIEFTVGAHEAEKIENFKKVYAESYNEAKGKIKATAQRILAKIDQNIAGDNLTIVIVKPEENGARGGDAR
- a CDS encoding FHA domain-containing protein, which gives rise to MSYQMFDVLEDWLFDDLFNVERYLGRLQSGKGVQIAVHVKGRDVLERIFSYDEITIGRAHPTVDVDLDLTPFDDEKTVSRKAIVIRREGEEYYIIRTGEVSVLLRNEFANDVFLEKDKPYKLSKTSDNFVVIWGKQKIGLKIRIKL